One genomic window of Gracilinema caldarium DSM 7334 includes the following:
- a CDS encoding SEC-C metal-binding domain-containing protein, with product MNLWYGPFKRGRKALAKHKTTIAVREFRAALEYCPVKASREMARILFYLGLALDRSGQSGLAAKSWVNARKLVRSGHLAAMYSRWINDYGMRKTGSPLLDDYRAFQSIQVFHYLSKRGAGRFCSEAERDVVYTVIEDAWKLIAKSRILTSLSCSQKISIFKKAKLDFPYMYAEDLLQSDCEPIVGNFKGKRPGVPLRLSGDDSCPCGSGLPFRQCCGRIYSCVEQEHTTPHHYER from the coding sequence ATGAATCTTTGGTATGGACCATTTAAACGGGGCCGTAAGGCCCTTGCAAAACATAAAACTACCATTGCTGTGAGAGAGTTTAGAGCTGCTTTGGAATATTGTCCTGTGAAAGCATCCAGAGAGATGGCCCGTATTTTGTTTTACCTGGGCTTAGCTCTAGATCGATCCGGGCAATCAGGCCTCGCCGCAAAAAGCTGGGTTAACGCTCGTAAGCTTGTGCGTTCTGGTCATCTAGCCGCTATGTACTCCCGTTGGATAAACGATTATGGTATGAGAAAAACAGGTAGTCCCCTCTTGGATGATTACCGGGCTTTCCAATCAATACAGGTATTCCATTATTTAAGTAAACGAGGGGCAGGTCGATTTTGTTCAGAGGCTGAACGGGATGTGGTGTATACGGTCATCGAAGATGCCTGGAAACTAATAGCAAAGTCACGGATTCTCACTTCGCTTTCATGTTCACAAAAGATTTCGATCTTTAAAAAGGCAAAGCTTGATTTTCCCTATATGTATGCTGAGGATTTATTACAATCAGACTGTGAACCTATTGTAGGCAATTTTAAAGGAAAAAGACCAGGTGTACCGCTTCGTCTGAGTGGCGATGATAGCTGTCCCTGCGGTTCTGGGTTACCATTCCGACAATGTTGCGGCAGAATTTATTCCTGTGTGGAACAGGAACATACCACACCGCATCACTATGAACGCTGA
- a CDS encoding co-chaperone GroES has product MTVKPLDDRVMVKLEKTESKTAGGIIIPDTAQEKTQTGTVTAIGDNKDVIKVAVGQKVMYDKYAGTQIKVDGVEYLILKMSDIIAIIE; this is encoded by the coding sequence ATGACTGTAAAACCCTTAGACGACCGCGTCATGGTAAAATTAGAGAAAACTGAATCTAAAACCGCAGGGGGTATCATTATTCCCGATACCGCCCAGGAAAAGACCCAGACCGGTACGGTAACCGCTATCGGTGACAATAAGGATGTCATTAAGGTAGCCGTAGGGCAGAAAGTCATGTATGACAAATACGCCGGAACCCAGATTAAGGTTGATGGTGTTGAGTATCTGATCCTTAAAATGTCTGACATTATTGCAATCATCGAATAA